A region of the Pseudomonas silesiensis genome:
GCCATCGGCCGAGCAGGTGATGAACGAGGTCAACGAGTTCGTCGGCATCACCCCGCTGCTGGCCCATAACGCGGCGTTCGACCAGAAGTTCTGGGACTTTGAACTGGGGCGGATCAAGCGTACACGCCTGCAGAACTTCGCCTGCTCGCTGCTCCTCGCCCGCCGCCTGATGCCCGCCGCGCCGAACCATAAACTCGGCACCCTCACCACCTTCGCCAAACTGCCCCACACCGGCCAGGCTCACCGGGCCATGGCCGATGCCGAAATGGCGGCCAACCTGACGGCGCACCTGGCGCAGGAGTTGCGGCACAAGCACGGGTTGCGGGAGCTGTCCCATGAGCTGCTGGTCAGTTTGCAGAAAGTGCCGGCGGCGAAGATCAACGAGCATCTCAAGCGGCATCGCGGATTTTGAATCGCACATCAACCGTGTAGGAGCGAGCTTGCTCCGGGCGGCGTTCCGACGATGGTCTCAAGAGCGCCGCGTTTAGCCAGTAAACACGCGTTATCGTTAACGACCATCGTCGGAACGCCGCCCGGAGCAAGCTCGCTCCTACAGGGGCGGTGTCCGATTTTTTTCTGTGTTTAACCACGCCTTAAATTCGACGAATGATCCTACCGAACAATAAGGATTGTCTGTCTTGCCCACCATCTGCGGCATCGATAACCTCTGGGACGTCGCTGACAATCTCAGCGACCGGGCCTGCAAGCTCGTCGAGGTTTGGTAGATAACTACAGTCGCACCTATAATCGCGTCGCTTTACTTGGCGACCATCGATTTATGGTGGCTGTGTACGGGGTGACCTTCGGGTCTGCCGGGGTTATCTATCGACTCGGTCTTGCAGACTCGTACACAGCTGCCACCCATCACCTGCAAGTGATGCTGGCATCTCCAACTTTTCGATGGATTATTCGCCATGATCAAAGTTACCCCCAATCCCCCCGAAGACTCTGCGCAATCAGCTGCGTACGAAGCTCACTACCTTCCCAAAACATTCATCCGTCATCACATCCGGCTACGTGCGCTTTTATTACACGCAGAACCCTGGTTTTGCGCCCGCGATATCGGCCGGTTGATGGGGGTGGATATAAACGGCAGACAAGCGCTCAAGCTCGATGCGGATCAGCGACGGGTGATGAGTTTGTCCGGAAGCGATGACGCGCAAGAGACCTTGATGCTTAGCGAGTCAGGTGTATACGCGATGTTGGTGTATCACTACTGCCCGGAAAACCGCCATTTGCGGCGTTGGCTAACTCACCATGTGGTGCCTATGTTGAGGGAGGAGGCGGGGCCCGTTTCGACTCAGGCGCCGCATATGCGGGCGATGGAGTGGGCCGGTGGGACGCTGAGGCTGCTGCATTGGCGCAAAGAACCTTGGGTTCGCCTGCGTGATATGCCGGGTTTGTTGTCTGTAAGTTACAGCGGCGTTTGATCGATCGCTTTCGCGGGCAAGCCTTGCTCTACAGGATGTATTCGTACCTGTGGGAGCGGGCTTGCCCGCGATTGCGGTGGGTCAGATAGATCAGATGTCGACTGACACACCGCTATCGCGGGCAAGCCCGCTCCCACAGGGACTGTGTCGTATCAAACTTTTCCATTCCCTTCCAACTGCCCCAACGGCACCCGCTTCTCTATCGCGCTCGACAACACGATCGACGTCTTGCTGAACCCGAACTTGGCAATCTTGTTGATCAGCTCCTCCAGTTCCGGCATCGACCCCACCGCCGCCTGCATGATCACGCACGGATCGCCCGTCACCCGGTGGCACTCCGTCAGTTGCGGGATTTTGATCAGGTCGTCGTAGGCCTTCTGGTTGCCGTGCTGGTTCAGGCGCAGTTCGATCACGCATTGAATCGGCAATCCCAGCTTGGCCATGTCGACTTTCGCCTGATAACCGGTGATCACCCCGCAGGCTTCAAGTTTGGCCACGCGCTCGGCCACGGCCGGGGCAGACAGGTTGACCTTGCGCGCGAGGTCGGCGTAGGACGCTCGACCGTTTTCCAGCAAGGCGCCAAGGAGCATGCGGTCGTATTTATCCATCGTCTTGTTCCTGAAAATTGCCCGACTTTCGAAAACACGGTTTATAGCGCTGATCTCCGTGTTTTGAAAAGTGTACCGGCGCTATAAACAGGTTTTGTAACTTATTTTCTGCTGTTGGCCTTTCTAGAATAGCTGTTCACTTGTCTTGCCTGCGAGCTGCCCAATGCCTGGCTTCCGTCGTTTCCCCTTACCGTTGATCGCCGCCTTTTTTGCGTTGTACGTGATTTGGGGCTCGACTTACCTGGTGATTCGCATCGGCGTGGAGTACTGGCCGCCGTTGCTGCTTGCCGGTATTCGCTTCGTGATCGCCGGTTCGCTGATGTATGCCTTCCTGCGTTGGCGCGGGGCGCCGGCACCGACCTGGGCGCAGTGGAAAGCGGCGGGGATCATCGGGATTTTGCTGCTGACCTGCGGCAACGGTGGGGTCAGTGTGGCGGAACACACGGGTGTGGCCTCCGGCGTGGCCGCGCTGGCGGTGGCGACGGTGCCATTGTTTACCTTGCTCTGCGGCTATTTCTGGGGAGCCCGTAATACTCGTCTCGAATGGGCCGGGATTGCGCTCGGCCTCATCGGTATTGCCATGCTCAACCTCGGCTCGAACCTGCAATCCAGCCCGCTGGGCGCCACCTTGCTGATCTTCGCGGCCGCGTCCTGGGCCTTTGGATCGGTGTGGAGCAAACACTTGCCGTTGCCCCAGGGCGCAATGGCCAGTGCCGTGGAAATGCTGGTCGGCGGCGTGGCGCTGCTGATTGGCAGCGCACTGAGCGGTGAGCATCTGGAAGCCATGCCGCCGATTGAAGGTTGGGCAGCCCTGGCCTATCTGACGTTCTTCGGTTCGATCATTGCCTTCAACGCTTATATGTACCTGTTGAAAAACGTGCGTCCGGCGGCCGCCACCAGTTATGCCTACGTCAACCCGGCGGTGGCGGTGTTGCTGGGGATCGTGTTTGTGGGCGAGACCATTGGTATCGAAGAAGCGTTGGCCATGCTGGTGATCATCAGTGCCGTGGTGTTGATCGGTTTGCCGCAGTGGCGCCGGGCTCCGGTAAAGCCCGCTGCCGTGGTGCAGACAGAATCGAGCGTGAATTAGGGTAAACTGCGCGCCATTGCACACTTGTTTGCACACCCGCGCTGATTTTTCCTACGGTAATCCCATGACTTTCGCCTCCCTTGGCCTGATCGAACCCTTGCTGCGCTCTCTCGAGACGCTCGGCTACCAGACTCCGACGCCGGTTCAGGCGCAAGCCATTCCGGCGGTGCTGGCCGGTCGCGACCTGATGGCCGCCGCCCAGACCGGCACTGGCAAGACCGCCGGTTTCGCGTTGCCGCTCCTGCAATTACTGGCCATGGAAGGGCCGAAAGTCACCGCCAACTCGGTGCGTGCCCTGATTCTGGTGCCCACTCGCGAACTGGCTGAACAGGTTCACGAGGCCGTGCGTCAGTACGCCGAGAACCTGCCGTTG
Encoded here:
- a CDS encoding Lrp/AsnC family transcriptional regulator is translated as MDKYDRMLLGALLENGRASYADLARKVNLSAPAVAERVAKLEACGVITGYQAKVDMAKLGLPIQCVIELRLNQHGNQKAYDDLIKIPQLTECHRVTGDPCVIMQAAVGSMPELEELINKIAKFGFSKTSIVLSSAIEKRVPLGQLEGNGKV
- a CDS encoding BRO-N domain-containing protein, yielding MIKVTPNPPEDSAQSAAYEAHYLPKTFIRHHIRLRALLLHAEPWFCARDIGRLMGVDINGRQALKLDADQRRVMSLSGSDDAQETLMLSESGVYAMLVYHYCPENRHLRRWLTHHVVPMLREEAGPVSTQAPHMRAMEWAGGTLRLLHWRKEPWVRLRDMPGLLSVSYSGV
- the yedA gene encoding drug/metabolite exporter YedA, which translates into the protein MPGFRRFPLPLIAAFFALYVIWGSTYLVIRIGVEYWPPLLLAGIRFVIAGSLMYAFLRWRGAPAPTWAQWKAAGIIGILLLTCGNGGVSVAEHTGVASGVAALAVATVPLFTLLCGYFWGARNTRLEWAGIALGLIGIAMLNLGSNLQSSPLGATLLIFAAASWAFGSVWSKHLPLPQGAMASAVEMLVGGVALLIGSALSGEHLEAMPPIEGWAALAYLTFFGSIIAFNAYMYLLKNVRPAAATSYAYVNPAVAVLLGIVFVGETIGIEEALAMLVIISAVVLIGLPQWRRAPVKPAAVVQTESSVN
- a CDS encoding PolC-type DNA polymerase III yields the protein MERIAVIDFETTGISPSSSCRATEIAVVILEQGRIVERYQSLMNAGVRVPAFIEQLTGISNAMLRTAPSAEQVMNEVNEFVGITPLLAHNAAFDQKFWDFELGRIKRTRLQNFACSLLLARRLMPAAPNHKLGTLTTFAKLPHTGQAHRAMADAEMAANLTAHLAQELRHKHGLRELSHELLVSLQKVPAAKINEHLKRHRGF